CAGAACTACGAATAGTGGGCGAAAGTCGATTGAGCACTTATTGAATTCACGGGGCAGTTGAAAATGTATTTCTTGTCTTCCATCTTCGGGAAGAGCATAAGGGCTACTCCTTTTAAGTTTGCTATTTCTGTGAACAAGAGAGGTTGAGCTTCCTCCATGTCTTCCTCTGGTCCTTTGTAGGTGTAGTCGAAGGGTTTGGAGCTTGATTTGGTTGTGGTATCCACATGTAGAATAGTAGGTTCTCCAAGCTCAGCTCTGAGGGGGTGAAGAATGGGAGGTCCTCCCTCACAGGCGCTAAAAAAGATTCAAGTGGTTGGGGAGGTTCCACATTTGTTAAATGTGGTGAAAAAGGGCTAAAGCTATAGTATGAGCTAGTGGGTTTAACAGATTGTTCAACTAGACCTGATTCATGTAGTTTTCCATTGCAAGTTGCATTCCCTCCGTTATCATTTGATCAATGAAGTTTGGGTTTTGGAGAATGATTATAACTTCCTGTCCCTCTAGATCGAGAGTGAAAAAGATGGATTAACCTTGGAGACTCTATTCATTCAAGGATTGCGGAGGCTGTAAAAATGGGAGAGTTGTGGTGGTGTACACTATTGGAGGAGGGTTTTGGTTCGGAGGTATTGGTAGGTTTCCATGGTTGGAGTTTTTGGAGCCATTAGGGTCAACCTACATCTTTTAGAGGGTAAGGAATTATCAGGCGTTGCATTTGGGCTTGGGCTGATAGGGATGTGGGTGGTTAATATAGTAGGCAAAGTAGTATTAGGTTGGGTGATCAGACATAATTCTAATGATTGGAGATCTTTTCTTGGGATTTAGCTTGCATGGGATTGGTGGTATTTAATGGGAGAAGAGTGAAGTCAGCGTTAGTGTATTGTATATCATGCATATAATCCCTAATGTCCATTTGGCTAAAGTCTGGTGTCAAGTGTAGAAAGGGTTTATTTAAGTTGTCAATGTGTTGAGTAGAGCAGGTGTCAGAGTGGGTAATTTTGGTTTTACAACTATGCATTTTTTCCTAGAGTAAGACAAGTGTTAATATCCATATTACTAGTAGGGAAAATTTGAGTGGGGTCCATTGTTATTTAAGGGTGAGACGTGGAGGAATGATTGGTTGCCACGTCTGGCATACGTGTCTTTACTTGATCAACAGAAGCATATGAGTGGTTTTGGAGTGGGTATGTTGCAAAAGGCCGGTGTCACTGTATTGTTGATGATCTATGAAATTGCGTTTCTATCGGTAATAGCTGAAGAAAGGATTTCGAATTTGTTTATATTCTTCTGGATGACAGAAGATTTATAGGTCGGGGTGGGATAAGTTCTGTTAGTTTTTCTAGCATTTTGAGTACTTGTATTAGATGCAATAGTATCAGGAAGTAGGGTAGAGGAGGACTTACCAGGCATTGCCATCGAGGCATTATTTGAACTTCCCACGGATGGGTCAGGAAAACTGTTACTATCTCGATTTGGCCTTGGGGGAAGGTGATTGTGTGCCATTCCTCCGCGATTGGCGGCATTGGAGGTGTTGCTAATGATGAAGTTTGTTCAGCAGGATTAAATTTGCATTGCATCCTCGAGTGGTCAATTCTACCACAAGATTGACACAATTGGTTGACTCCTTCATACCAAATTTCTTGTGTGTGACTACCAACTTGGAGTGTCGATTTCAGGGGTTTTTCTAGTGGTACTTCCACACATAGGCTGACATATCTTCCTCGTATAGTTGTGCTAGTACAAACATCTATATTCAGTAGTTTGCCGATGGCATTaccaatttttttcaaaatgattcCATCATAAAATTTTGTAGGGAGATGCAGGAGACGAATCCAAATGGTCATATTGGTGGTAGTTTCTTTATTAGCTATGAAATTTGGAACCCACTTTTGAAAATAGAGGAAGTGATTATTAATGAACCAAGGGCCATCTTCTAGAACAAAACTAAGTTGATCCctatctggaaatttggctacaTAGTAGTCAGATCCTAAATCAATTAATGGGAATTTGGTAGTTGTTTTCCAGATTACGTTGAGTTTTTATTTGAGTACTTGATGCTATATACTCATGTCGATAAGTTTAATTATAACCAAATATTTCCATGGAGAGTGTATCCtcattttgttttctttggTAAGGAGGATCTAATCTAGTTACGTTGTCATTGATTGAGTGTCTATATCCATTTGGGGGCTAACAGGTTCGCTTGTCATTTCTACATCAACTAGTTCACTAATGATAGTTTTGTTCAACATGAGTGAATCTTTGAACGTTAATGCAGGGATCGAATATGTATTAGGAGAGATATCTAGGGGATTTGGAGGGATCTCCTTAGTGGGAGTCATGGCTAGATCTTTGGAATTCATAGTTAGGTTGGAGTGTTTCAACcttatttttacatatttggTAATGTTATCTTCTATTATGGATTACCATTAGCGTGTCTTgaaattttactaaaaatattcaaactttaaatcttttactataatattcttttaaagAATGGGTGCACAAAAGCTTATAAAACTAAACTACCTAATATTTATCTATATcataaaaatactttatttttgGTAACTATATCacaaaaatacattatttttggTAACTATACCAcaaaatactttattttttgtaagtATATCACAAAATACTTATTATCgaactaataataaataaacaaaaaatgttaCTAGTGAGACTATAAATTAGTATTGTAAGGTACTTCAACGAAATGACTAATAACAACATAAAAGTACAATCAAaagatatttataaaaaaaaatgacaagcACATTATTTCAcatacaaataaaagtggaaaaaaagacaagaatttCTTATGTTGTTATTTAAAATTAGGAACAAAATTGATATCGAATTTGTGTGAAAAATCGTGAATTTCCTTGAGAGATGCTCTCTTAAACCCTTGTTTGCCTATTATCGCTGGAGGGTACCTTGACCAACAATGGTTGGTCACCTCTTTTTGGTGATCAACGAACCACCACCAGCACCCAAATTCATCATAGGTAAATTTTCTTACCcaaagaaactaaaaatatttcaaaccCTATTCCAGTTAAAgatattaattatattcatgGTAAACCAACATTTTTTTGGGATGAAGATGAATTTAACGTaatgataatacataaaatccaCAATTTTCTGCCAAGGGGAAATTGTCATATGAGTGGattgaacttgatgaaattcgcAAAATTATGGCTCTACAACGCAAAATCAAGGTAAATTGCAAGATGTGATTCTTGGGAGATAGACCTACCTTGACTAGGATAACAGTTATGGAGGACAATTATGGAGGACTACGTTTACCTTATGTGTAAACCCTTGTATTTTTCTAAAAGCCAAGGACGACTACTATAAGATGAGACCCCTTAAGTGGGAGCCATAGTTCAATCCTAAGGCAAAGACAACACCACCATTGATATGGATTTCATTTCGGGCTTGTCatctaatttcttttttaaagaatCACTTTttacaatgaaaaaaatagtagGTAAATCTCTACATGTTTATATGGCTACGAAAAATCAATCTAGGCCAGATGTGCAAAAGTTAACGTAGAAGTTTATTTATCGAGAGATTTTCCccccaaaaaattaatttggaaaTAAATCTAGTACAAAGAGTATTATCTCGACTTGGATCACCATCAAATATGACTACATGTCCAAGTATTGAAAAACATGCAAACTATAAGGGCAAAAATGATTAGAGTGTCTTGTACTTCATCCATATTTGAGGTCTTCGTGAGAAGAGGATAATAAATAAGGGATAATCAACAAGAAGAAGACAATACTGAGAATTTGAGCAGTGGAAAGATtgttggtcctccaaataggaTCAATTTTGTCTAGAATAAAATAGTGACAAGGGAGCCTGAAGTAAAGAATATAGGAGTGGGGGGATATTAGAGAAATATATCACAATAGCTTCACACAACTCCAAAGTATCCAAAGCATGACATGAATTATAATGTCTGAAATGTTACTAAGGATAATGTTTTTCACTAAGCCAACATATAAAGGGATCCAACAACGATATGCGTAGGAGAACAACAAAAATTTGACTATGTATAtgcaaatcaataaatatgtatatgcgAATCAATAACTCTTTTGGTGTATTAGAGACTAATGAAggggaaaaaattgaaatacgGGTCATTGAGAAGTAACAAGTATCTTGTAAGCCTTGGATTGAAGCCTCATTTGGAGAACTCAATCAATTCACACAGAAGTAAAGAACTCAAGTCAACAAAAGGGAAAAATCATTCAGGATGTCACAACTAATCATGTAATTATAAAGGTTGAAGACAACAAGAAAAAGAATTCACAATTGAACATGTTTTAGAGATGATCATACAATACTCTCCCTTAGAGAGGATAATGGAGAACCCTAAGGATACAAATTAAGTGAAACCATGAATGCATTAGAAGATAATGAAAAGAAGGGGATGATAATCAGAACAAGCTGACAAGGGAGCAAATTTCACTAGTGCGAAAAGATACTGAAACAATACAAACCAATAAACAACACAGGGAAAGACATTACAGAATATAAGTTTGCAACAAGAGAAGGGAACACAAACTAAATCCTCATTGATCCTATGACCCTGTATTCTAATAGTAGGGATATGAAAAAGGAGAAGGAACACATGTTGATAATGATGAATTGGAATTTAGAGATAAAGTTTAAGGAGAGGAAAATAGCATGACTGGAGTTGTTAAGAGTAAAATCAACCCTAAAGTGTTTTTTACACCACATGAGAACGGGAAAAGTTAAACAAGAGAAGAGAAGCCCATAGTCAATATCAAGCTAGTAGCAAAGGATCCATGTGATGATTGGTAGATTTACACTCATTTGAGGCCTTTTTATTTCaacaattagtgtcctcaatgcctaattataTCCTATTATGATGGTATTTTAATGAGttgcagctatgaaggctaaAGGACTATGCGAGcataaatacatgaaagaaaggaCAAACACATTAAAAGAAGTATCAACTTTATACTGTTGGTCACCCAACCAAAAAGGTGGATCACCCAAGTGGCCTAATCTCGCCAAAGTTACAATGCTCACAATTGAAAATGTTAAAGGTAGGTCGACAAATTGAAAAGCAAAATGGCGACTCGTCCAAGTTGAATGGCGAACAATATGACCATCACCAAAAGTGACAGTACTCTGATGTAAAGTGAAGGCTTAAAAGGTGAACAAATGAGGTGATTGACAATCTGCCGAATGTAAAAGACATACTCAATCGAGTTCGCTAACAGAGGTTCAAACAACTGGAgcttcaagaaaaagaaattcgAGCTAAGAAACAAATGGTGATCTGTCGATCGTGTTTGGCAAGCCCGACTAATATCACCGAGTTGGTCATGCAGTGaaatttgggccaaattttggaaaactataaatagcccaaaggagagagaaaatagAGAGTTTTTTTGGATAAAGTTTTGAGAGAGAACttctagagagaactttttAGAGATTGAGAGCTTttgtgtgaatttttttttaccttgtgAAAACATCTTCAAACTTGGAGTTTTGTAatacattcttcaaattgacaaTTGGAATTTGAAATCAAAGTGATTTTGATTATAATTGCTTAATTTCGTTGGTGTTGATTataattgcttaatttcatcACATCCATGGTTGCTCTCATGATATGTATAATTCCATTACTTTTTGTGATGCGttgctaaaaccccaattatgGGGGTGCAATTATGGGGCTAGGTGTTGATAAAATGTTGTGGATATTGtgttttgatttgttttattGCGATAAATTCATGGATTTGAACTAATTAGCATGGGGTTAATTAATGGGTTAAGATTgcaaattttaattcatattcTCGATCTTCAGTTGACTCGAAAGTGTCAcgacctgagcctacaccctgaaagtgacacggcgtacaagactTCAAAAAGTCTCATACAAACCTCATAGCATTCATGAACATAGGAGCAtaggaaaatagtgcggaatttaaaacttttctttacaatcgaagtcatttttcataaaagcaagcggaaaactttctatactttgtctcaaaccatctacaacactttgaataaaatttgggacttagcccatacaaaagctctaaacataaagtaaaagGCATAAAGGGAAATAATGGGTTCGTCCTCGAaattatgaggactcaccaattcttcaactcCATGCTCCTTATAAAACCTATCTTCCAAGTATATGACatcaagtctccaaaccctatacttttctagaaaatgaagaaatatgggttagcacatataatgtactaagtatgatagccatgcaaaaaccatgcttaaaatgGACATTTGATTGAAAATCATGCATTATGtcaattttgagaaaacttcatgaacgtaagtataagaggcataagatacaacataatcaacatataagacatttcatcacattagaacataatcaacatataagccatttcatcacattaagcCCTTTACATTAATTAACcccaagctatactttgtgcaaagtatgaatagcgtcccataccaccatccacactaagtaccacatcaaagacaccatatttctctattgttaTAAGTGTAGGTGGTGGGAAGTGAGGAGATCTTTTGAGGAAGCTTGGGATATTGACTCTTCTCAAGaagcttggtatgtcctcatatattagaggacatagttgttatctttctagtatttccacttagacattgtataagacttatattttctattgttgtaaagggccgtgtccctaagATGTTCTATTAGTGTCTAAGATGCTACATGAGACTTACAAATTCTACTTCTTtacatttgaaagattttatgagtattatggatttgttttaaaaagtgtttttattcCTTACGATTTTTATTACcgaatgcgatgaatgaatgctaaggcttgtataagaccttcGAGAGGCCAAATACGCATataacggctagggggtgctcccgggtcgttacaaacttggtatcagagcataaggttttggaaATTGTCCCTTAGGATTCAAAGTCTCATatgccacgtctagtagagtcttgttcattggtgtgagtcgcgacacatctatgggagagaggctataggacggtagaagtttcacttctttcattaatcttgacatcgtgccttagagtttggtCTATAAGTGTCATTTTCCTAATCcgtctcttgtgtttataggaaaTGAATACGAGGGCTAATCGAAGGAGAGCGGAAGAAGGGGTAGTTGATGAGGGAGTTCCTCTCCAAGGTGTGCAAGGTCTTCAAGATGACCAAGTCCCCATAGGCAATCAAGAGAATGAGGTTCCGGTGGCTCCCCCGGCCATGactaatgaagagattagggCGGCTTTTCTAACTCTAGCCCGAGCTTTGACAGCTCAAGCTAACCGAGAtgtggggcctagggtgaatgctaatgagagtacggtggcctcaaggttgagagacttcGTGATGATGAATCCTCATATCTTTTTAGGCTCAAGaattggagaagatccccaaggATTCTTTGATGAGATTTACAAAATTGTGGATGCTATGGGAGTATCTTTTAGAGAGAAAGCGGAATTTGCttcataccaattgaaggagGTGGCCCAAATTTGGTACACTCAATGGAAGGCAAATAGGTCAGAGGAAGCGGGTCCTATAgagtgggaggagtttaaggaagcATTCTTGGTAAGTACTTTCCCCTAGAGAAGAGGGAGTGCAAAATTGAGGAGTTCATTAATCTTAGGCAAGGTAATATGAGTGTGgaggagtatgctttgaagttctctatgttgtctaggtatgctccatctttgttGTCTAACCCTAGAGaggagatgagtaggtttgttacCGGTTTATCCGACTTGGTGAAAGAAGAGTGTCGTACGACAATGCTCCATGgtgacatgaacatctctaggcttgttgtgtatgctcaatctattgaggagtctaAGATGACTAGGGTGAGGAAAGATTTAAAAAGGAGTAGGTATGAGGATCAAGGACAACCTAGGTTTAAGAAGAGGGCTCCAAATCAAGATTTCtcaagtgctcctaaggttaACCATGAAGGAGGTGGTGGTTCTCAAATTGCTAAGCCTACTTGTTCCACTTGTGGAAAGAAGCATTTTGGGAAGTGTCTATCCGGCACTAGTGGTTGCTATGGCTGTGGGAAAAATGATCACAAGGTGAGAGATTGTCCTTATAATGTGTCTAAAGGAAGGAATGCTAGGCAAACTCCTTATAGTGGTCCTAGTGTTGATGGTCAAGCAAGGAAtcgtttctatgctctccaagctaaCAAGGAAGCAAATCCGGATGAAGGTGCCGATAAGTCATAGTTTCTAGTTTTGTGTTGGAATCCTTTTGTGTTGGTTTTGATGGGTTTCTCCTAATTGGGGAATGGTATGTTGAAGgatgagttgaggtgagtttgGATATTCttgtctctttcttctattcctaatCAACCTTGAGTCATAGAATTGTAGaagcatgatgcatggtttttggagtcttgtgtggAAAATAATGAGTTTCTATATTCTCCTTATAATGATGAATGCTttaaattgagttcttgatttaaataagaaaatgagGTTCATGATTGTTGTTCTCCTTATATGCATAAAATGGTGAGTTGTTAAAAGTTGTTAGAGTTGATTAGTTGATCATGCTTAAGTGTATTCTTGATGTGGCATGATTGTGTTTTAGTGAGATAATTGCATATTGTGTTCTTTGATGTTGTTATGAGCGTGAGGTACTATGGAGAAGGGAGTTCCTCCAAACAAAGGAGAAATGGAAAAAGGTTTGAGGCATGTTGAGTTGTAGGTGTGATTCGTACTTCcataaaatttgaatgaagTGGTGTTGTAATGGCttgttatgtggagttgatgtttcctccttgatgagtgctttcatattgatattgtatGATTGTTGTGGGCGGCTAGTCTTGAGTCATTACCCTTAAtgttttaaagtgtcattcgaggatgaatgttcccaagtggggcaTATTGTAActcccctcaaaatgaagtaggaagAACTAGAGCTTCACATGTGTTTTGGTTTTGATGGAGTATGGTTGTCCCGAGTCTTGTTTAAAAGAGTTTCGTGAGTCAATGTCAAGGCATGTGCTAGACTCTACGTTAAAAAGG
The DNA window shown above is from Solanum stenotomum isolate F172 chromosome 6, ASM1918654v1, whole genome shotgun sequence and carries:
- the LOC125868583 gene encoding uncharacterized protein LOC125868583, coding for MNTRANRRRAEEGVVDEGVPLQGSRIGEDPQGFFDEIYKIVDAMGVSFREKAEFASYQLKEVAQIWYTQWKANRSEEAGPIEWEEFKEAFLESKMTRVRKDLKRSRYEDQGQPRFKKRAPNQDFSSAPKVNHEGGGGSQIAKPTCSTCGKKHFGKCLSGTSGCYGCGKNDHKVRDCPYNVSKGRNARQTPYSGPSVDGQARNRFYALQANKEANPDEGADKS